The following are encoded together in the Oncorhynchus gorbuscha isolate QuinsamMale2020 ecotype Even-year linkage group LG03, OgorEven_v1.0, whole genome shotgun sequence genome:
- the LOC124028993 gene encoding vesicle transport protein GOT1A-like, with the protein MVSITETQKIGVGLTGFGLFFLLFGVLLYFDSVLLAFGNVLFLTGLTFIIGLRRSAGFFFQRQKLRGSTFFLGGVALVLFRWPIIGMAVESYGFVLLFRSFFPVACGFILSLVNIPYLNVLYNSFLGSSPSIV; encoded by the exons ATGGTTTCAATCACGGAGACTCAGA agaTTGGTGTTGGTCTCACAGGCTTTGGCCTCTTCTTCCTGCTCTTTGGCGTGCTGCTGTACTTTGACTCTGTCTTGCTGGCGTTTGGGAAT GTTCTGTTTCTGACTGGTCTGACGTTCATCATTGGCCTGAGAAGGTCGGCCGGTTTCTTCTTCCAGAGACAGAAGCTCAGAGGCTCCACCTTCTTCCTGGGGGGCGTGGCCTTGGTGCTGTTCCGCTGGCCAATCATCGGTATGGCCGTGGAGAGCTATGGCTTCGTGCTCCTGTTCAG GTCATTCTTCCCTGTGGCGTGTGGATTCATTTTATCGTTGGTGAATATACCCTATCTCAATGTG TTGTACAACAGCTTCCTAGGAAGTAGCCCTTCTATTGTCTGA